A window of the Trichoderma asperellum chromosome 4, complete sequence genome harbors these coding sequences:
- a CDS encoding uncharacterized protein (TransMembrane:1 (i86-109o)): protein MYMYWVVSPSRVANGQWPVPLPRGTLVVTSWCSHLQSSRALLRFSHLAEQSQGAQYQRRARPKTPSQSSFILQDVSPIRRRRATAVALAAIQAAACSLAVVLWACALATPPYKHK, encoded by the exons atgtacatgtactggGTGGTATCGCCAAGCCGTGTTGCCAATGGCCAGTGGCCGGTGCCTTTACCCCGAGGTACTTTAGTAGTGACTTCTTGGTGCTCGCACTTGCAGTCGTCGCGTGCGCTGCTGAGATTTTCGCATTTAGCCGAACAAAGCCAAGGCGCACAGTACCAGCGGCGTGCTAGGCCAAAGACGCCATCACAATCAAGCTTCATTCTCCAAGACGTCAGCCCAATCCGCCGGCGCCGCGCAAC AGCCGTAGCGCTGGCTGCCATTCAAGCGGCTGCCTGCTCGCTCGCGGTCGTGCTTTGGGCTTGTGCTCTGGCCACGCCGCCATACAAGCACAAGTAG